One Halalkalicoccus sp. NIPERK01 genomic region harbors:
- a CDS encoding acyl-CoA thioesterase: protein MELLETYIENREMVQPNHANSLQTAHGGNVLKWMDEIGAMSAMRFAGESCVTAHINGVDFERPIQVGDVALIKAYVYEAGKSSVKVRLQTFREDLRTGDAEKTTESYFVYVAIDENRRPTPVPDLAVESERGERLREEALAGENGRR from the coding sequence ATGGAACTGCTCGAGACCTACATCGAGAACCGCGAGATGGTCCAGCCCAACCACGCCAACAGCCTCCAGACCGCCCACGGGGGGAACGTCCTGAAGTGGATGGACGAGATCGGCGCGATGAGCGCGATGCGCTTCGCCGGCGAGTCCTGCGTCACCGCCCACATCAACGGGGTCGACTTCGAGCGCCCGATCCAGGTCGGCGACGTCGCGCTGATCAAGGCGTACGTCTACGAGGCCGGGAAATCGAGCGTGAAGGTCCGCCTCCAGACGTTCCGCGAGGACCTCCGCACGGGGGACGCCGAGAAGACCACCGAGTCCTACTTCGTCTACGTCGCGATCGACGAGAACAGGCGGCCGACGCCGGTGCCCGACCTCGCGGTCGAGAGCGAGCGCGGCGAGCGCCTGCGCGAGGAGGCGCTGGCCGGCGAGAACGGGAGACGCTGA
- a CDS encoding class I SAM-dependent methyltransferase translates to MGFHTYPVERAAELDDPSRYRYCSREELLGMLALSGAETVVDLGSGTGFYTDDVAPFAERVYAVDIQEEMHDLYREKGLPENVSLVTADVADLPFEDGECDAAVTTMTYHEFYSEAALAEVRRVLRSGGRFVVVDWSAAGTGEEGPSTEERYDLETAVSQLEESGFDVVFSNERPETFAIVASMR, encoded by the coding sequence ATGGGCTTTCACACCTACCCGGTCGAGCGCGCCGCGGAACTCGACGACCCCTCGCGCTATCGCTACTGTTCGCGCGAGGAACTCCTGGGGATGCTCGCGCTCTCGGGCGCCGAAACCGTCGTCGATCTGGGAAGCGGGACCGGTTTCTATACGGACGACGTCGCCCCCTTCGCCGAGCGCGTGTACGCCGTCGACATCCAGGAGGAGATGCATGACCTGTACCGCGAGAAGGGGCTCCCGGAGAACGTCTCGCTCGTGACCGCCGACGTGGCCGACCTCCCGTTCGAGGACGGCGAGTGTGACGCCGCCGTGACGACGATGACCTACCACGAGTTCTACAGCGAGGCGGCGCTCGCGGAGGTCCGGCGCGTGCTTCGCTCGGGCGGCCGGTTCGTCGTCGTCGACTGGTCCGCGGCCGGCACCGGGGAGGAGGGACCGTCGACCGAGGAACGATACGACCTCGAAACAGCCGTATCGCAACTCGAAGAGTCCGGATTCGACGTCGTATTTTCTAACGAACGCCCGGAGACATTCGCTATCGTCGCCAGTATGCGCTAG